A window of the Procambarus clarkii isolate CNS0578487 chromosome 77, FALCON_Pclarkii_2.0, whole genome shotgun sequence genome harbors these coding sequences:
- the LOC138357307 gene encoding Kruppel-like factor 18, protein MLIEGDKNTTSVDHMLIEGDKNTTSVDHMFIEGDKNTTSVDHMFIEGDKNTTSVDHMLIEGDKNTTSVDHMLIEGDKNTTSVDHMLIEGDKNTTSVDHMLIEGDKNTTSVDHMLIEGDKNTTSVDHMLIEGDKNSTNVDHMLTERDKNTTNVAHMLIERDKNSTNVAHMLIEGDKNITNLAHMLIEEDRNELS, encoded by the coding sequence ATGCTCATTGAAGGGGACAAAAACACCACTAGTGTGGATCATATGCTTATTGAAGGGGACAAAAACACCACTAGTGTGGATCATATGTTCATTGAAGGGGACAAAAACACCACTAGTGTGGATCATATGTTCATTGAAGGGGACAAAAACACCACCAGTGTGGATCATATGCTCATTGAAGGGGACAAAAACACCACTAGTGTGGATCATATGCTCATTGAAGGGGACAAAAACACCACCAGTGTGGATCATATGCTCATTGAAGGGGACAAAAACACCACTAGTGTGGATCATATGCTCATTGAAGGGGACAAAAACACCACCAGTGTGGATCATATGCTCATTGAAGGGGACAAAAACACCACCAGTGTGGATCATATGCTCATTGAAGGGGACAAAAACAGCACCAATGTGGATCATATGCTCACTGAAAGGGACAAAAACACCACCAATGTGGCTCATATGCTCATTGAAAGGGACAAAAACAGCACCAATGTGGCTCATATGCTCATTGAAGGGGACAAAAATATCACCAATTTGGCTCATATGCTCATTGAAGAAGACAGAAACGAACTCTCCTAA